A DNA window from Carnobacterium funditum DSM 5970 contains the following coding sequences:
- a CDS encoding ABC transporter ATP-binding protein: MIELKNIVKTYRTGDESLVALDDVTLSIADGEFTAVMGPSGSGKSTLMNILGLLDQFDSGTYYLNGVDVSELSDNEGAHVRNKEIGFIFQSFNLMPRMTILENVELPMVYAGIPAKERKKRALKALERVGLADRVKHRPNEISGGQKQRVAIARAIVNNPSVLMADEPTGNLDSKTAIDILRIFQELNAEGTTILMVTHEHEVAIYTKRILSFFDGALKKDHLQTPEII; encoded by the coding sequence ATGATTGAATTAAAAAATATCGTCAAGACTTATCGAACCGGTGATGAATCTCTTGTTGCACTAGATGATGTCACGTTATCTATCGCAGATGGTGAATTTACTGCCGTAATGGGGCCAAGTGGTTCTGGTAAATCAACTTTAATGAATATTTTAGGCTTACTAGATCAATTTGATTCTGGCACGTATTATTTAAATGGTGTAGATGTTAGTGAACTGAGTGATAACGAAGGAGCGCATGTTCGTAATAAAGAGATTGGCTTTATTTTTCAGTCGTTTAATTTGATGCCGCGTATGACTATCTTAGAAAATGTTGAATTGCCAATGGTTTATGCTGGTATCCCTGCTAAAGAACGAAAAAAAAGAGCTTTAAAGGCTTTAGAACGAGTTGGCTTAGCTGATCGCGTCAAGCATCGACCTAATGAAATATCAGGTGGACAAAAGCAACGGGTAGCGATTGCTCGTGCCATTGTTAACAATCCTTCAGTCTTAATGGCCGATGAACCTACTGGCAACTTAGATTCTAAAACAGCTATTGATATCTTACGAATATTTCAAGAACTAAATGCAGAAGGAACGACTATTTTGATGGTTACTCACGAACATGAAGTAGCTATTTATACTAAAAGAATTCTTTCATTTTTTGATGGAGCTCTTAAAAAGGATCACCTTCAGACACCAGAGATCATATAG
- a CDS encoding efflux RND transporter periplasmic adaptor subunit: MNTKKIVGLIVIIALVIFIGYSIFNSSDKGNSLSVRTALVGKETIVETLSTTGILKASQTQEVIGQGLVSEVAVEVGDQVEENDRLVLYQDGTEKRADFKGTITTVNLSPDEIDLSMQTGESAIALADLTNLTVSIQLTKSDAPRVEKEQSVTLTSGSKTYQGKVTQIDPIAKITSNQFGNTAALSATISFNEAPKGLFAGFDIDTEIVTDTAKNVLSLPIEALLYNVKNKPYVYIVKDGTAKAQLIEIGTQSDTAVEVKSGLTTDQTVILSPDEKIKDGIEVSKK, from the coding sequence ATGAATACAAAAAAAATTGTAGGACTGATTGTTATAATCGCTCTTGTTATTTTCATTGGATACAGTATTTTTAATTCTTCAGATAAAGGAAACAGCCTTTCCGTTCGAACAGCTTTAGTTGGTAAAGAAACCATTGTTGAGACACTTTCAACTACCGGCATATTAAAAGCTAGTCAGACACAAGAAGTCATTGGTCAAGGACTTGTTTCAGAAGTGGCTGTTGAAGTGGGTGACCAAGTTGAAGAAAATGATCGCTTAGTTCTTTACCAAGATGGAACAGAAAAAAGAGCTGATTTTAAAGGAACTATCACAACTGTAAACCTTTCTCCTGATGAGATTGATTTAAGTATGCAAACTGGTGAGTCAGCTATTGCACTGGCTGATTTAACAAACTTAACTGTTTCGATTCAATTAACCAAATCAGATGCTCCTCGTGTAGAAAAAGAACAATCCGTAACATTGACTAGCGGTTCAAAGACTTATCAAGGTAAAGTTACTCAAATTGATCCAATTGCTAAGATAACTAGCAACCAGTTTGGCAATACCGCTGCTTTGTCTGCAACTATTTCCTTCAACGAGGCTCCAAAAGGTCTTTTTGCAGGATTTGATATTGATACTGAAATTGTCACTGATACAGCAAAAAATGTTCTTTCTTTACCCATCGAAGCTTTGCTTTATAATGTAAAAAACAAACCTTATGTTTACATTGTTAAAGACGGAACAGCTAAAGCGCAATTAATCGAGATAGGTACCCAATCCGATACTGCTGTGGAAGTTAAAAGTGGATTAACTACCGATCAAACGGTTATTTTATCGCCTGATGAAAAAATAAAAGATGGTATAGAAGTTTCAAAAAAATAG
- a CDS encoding metallophosphoesterase — MKTELFAIGDVHGQITLFKEMLIHWDEATQQLLLIGDLGDRGENPKACFVLADELVKEKGAIWIMGNHEEMLLKFLENPEKNYDLYRMNGGMKTLETFLHGGLADEYSPTEMAMLITSRYPTLKQRLKNLPLYYEWGNFVFVHAGVDLSKKDWKQTIPRDFVWIREPFHSMKNKTGKTIVFGHTITPSLYGDNKTTDIWVQDNKIGIDGGAVYGGSLLGVVFNKTTMLQQYKLLNKGYVWDGKL, encoded by the coding sequence ATGAAGACAGAATTATTTGCCATAGGAGATGTTCATGGTCAAATCACGCTATTTAAAGAAATGCTGATACATTGGGATGAAGCTACGCAACAACTGCTGTTGATTGGAGATCTGGGTGATAGAGGAGAAAATCCAAAAGCCTGTTTTGTTTTAGCAGATGAACTAGTTAAGGAAAAAGGAGCTATTTGGATTATGGGAAACCATGAAGAAATGCTTTTGAAATTTTTAGAAAATCCAGAAAAAAATTACGATTTATATCGAATGAATGGTGGAATGAAAACACTCGAAACGTTCCTTCATGGCGGTTTAGCCGATGAATATTCCCCAACCGAGATGGCGATGCTAATCACCAGTCGTTACCCAACATTGAAACAAAGATTAAAGAATTTACCCTTATATTATGAGTGGGGGAATTTTGTTTTTGTTCATGCTGGAGTGGATTTATCTAAAAAAGATTGGAAGCAAACAATTCCAAGAGATTTTGTCTGGATTCGAGAACCATTTCATTCAATGAAAAATAAAACAGGCAAAACAATTGTTTTTGGTCATACCATCACTCCTTCACTTTACGGAGATAACAAGACAACCGACATATGGGTACAAGATAATAAGATTGGTATCGATGGCGGTGCGGTCTATGGTGGCTCCTTGTTGGGCGTTGTTTTCAATAAAACGACAATGCTTCAACAATACAAACTTCTAAATAAAGGATATGTATGGGATGGAAAGCTCTAA
- a CDS encoding ABC transporter ATP-binding protein, with protein sequence MIKFKDVSKEYIPGNPVISNLNLEIKDGEFFVLIGPSGCGKTTLLKMINRLISLNSGYIYVRDKPISEYNIQELRWNMGYVLQQIALFPNMTVEENIITVPEMKKWSKDKMHNRVTELLESVGLDAKSYRNRKTSELSGGEQQRIGVLRAFAADPDIILMDEPFSALDPVSRHNLQEDVTEMHKKWEKTIVFVTHDMQEAMSLGSRIALIDKGEIVQLGTPEEIISHPKNDFVRNFLKSGNVEKVETQTIQQLIEAGYILPASHGENMGIVLRTKDTVDQLIIALSKDDTVFVKDKEEKAVGKITNQQLMSYLATTIENRGEAE encoded by the coding sequence ATGATAAAATTTAAAGACGTATCAAAGGAATATATACCAGGAAATCCTGTTATTTCTAACTTAAACTTAGAAATTAAAGACGGGGAATTTTTTGTTTTAATTGGTCCTAGTGGATGTGGAAAGACGACATTGCTAAAAATGATTAATCGTTTAATTTCGCTAAACTCTGGATATATCTATGTTAGGGACAAACCTATTAGTGAATACAACATTCAAGAATTGCGTTGGAATATGGGGTATGTGTTGCAACAAATTGCTTTATTTCCCAATATGACTGTAGAAGAAAATATTATAACCGTACCAGAAATGAAAAAATGGTCAAAAGATAAGATGCATAATCGAGTAACGGAATTGCTTGAAAGTGTTGGATTAGACGCAAAAAGTTACCGCAACAGAAAAACATCTGAATTATCAGGAGGAGAGCAACAACGAATTGGTGTTTTAAGAGCCTTCGCAGCGGATCCTGATATTATCTTAATGGACGAACCTTTTAGTGCGTTAGATCCAGTTAGTCGCCATAATCTACAAGAAGATGTAACCGAGATGCATAAAAAATGGGAAAAAACGATTGTTTTTGTAACGCATGATATGCAAGAAGCTATGTCGTTAGGCAGCCGTATTGCTTTGATAGATAAAGGGGAAATAGTCCAATTAGGAACTCCTGAAGAAATAATTAGTCACCCTAAAAATGATTTTGTCAGAAACTTCTTAAAGTCAGGGAATGTTGAAAAAGTTGAAACCCAAACCATTCAACAACTTATTGAAGCTGGATACATACTGCCAGCAAGTCATGGAGAAAATATGGGAATCGTTTTGAGGACAAAAGATACAGTAGATCAACTGATTATTGCACTGTCAAAAGATGATACTGTTTTCGTTAAAGACAAAGAGGAAAAAGCTGTTGGAAAAATAACAAATCAACAATTGATGTCTTATTTAGCAACGACTATTGAAAACCGAGGTGAAGCTGAATGA
- a CDS encoding ABC transporter permease/substrate-binding protein → MNELIATFQNRKELLWTALIEHIQLSFISLLIAVVIAIPLAIFLTHHKKLASPIIQVTAIFQTIPSLALLGLMIPLVGIGKVPAVIALVIYALLPILRNTYTGLTEIDPSLVEAADAMGMDRFRKLIKVEMPLAMPIIMAGIRNAMVLIIGTATIAALIGAGGLGSLILLGIDRGNNYLILLGAIPAAMLAVGFDYLLSYFEKISFKKTLVVLGTITVIMIGILIIPLITGQDKEITIAGKLGSEPEIIMNMYKELIEDQTDLSVKLKPNMGKTTFVFNALESGDIDIYPEFTGTILATFLNEEAKSTNEKEVYEQAREGLAEQYDMTLLEPMEFNNTYTLAVTSGLAKEYNLEKMSDLKGVSDKVKVGFTLEFADRQDGYLGIQELYGVTFDNLRTMEPKLRYQAIETGDINLLDAYSTDSELEEYELVVLEDDEGLFPPYQGAPLMLDKTLEKHPELEEVLNTLSGQVTDDEMRQMNYEVNVNNKDPQKVAQDYLKENKLIK, encoded by the coding sequence ATGAATGAATTAATAGCTACTTTCCAAAATCGCAAAGAATTATTATGGACTGCCTTAATAGAGCACATTCAATTGTCTTTTATCTCCTTATTGATTGCCGTAGTCATCGCTATTCCGTTAGCCATATTTTTGACCCATCATAAAAAGTTAGCTAGCCCGATTATTCAGGTGACAGCTATCTTTCAGACCATTCCGTCATTAGCTCTGTTAGGTTTAATGATTCCTTTAGTAGGAATTGGAAAAGTACCAGCAGTTATCGCGTTAGTCATTTATGCGTTATTGCCGATACTTAGAAACACGTATACGGGACTAACAGAGATTGATCCTTCCTTGGTTGAAGCAGCAGATGCAATGGGGATGGACCGATTTAGAAAGTTAATTAAAGTAGAAATGCCACTTGCTATGCCAATTATAATGGCAGGAATTAGAAATGCGATGGTATTGATTATTGGTACAGCAACCATTGCGGCTCTAATTGGTGCAGGTGGACTTGGGAGTTTAATCTTATTAGGTATCGATCGAGGCAACAATTATTTAATCTTATTAGGCGCTATTCCTGCTGCTATGCTAGCAGTTGGGTTTGATTATTTACTAAGTTACTTTGAAAAGATTTCTTTCAAAAAGACTCTAGTGGTACTTGGAACAATAACAGTAATCATGATAGGAATTTTGATTATCCCATTGATTACAGGACAAGATAAAGAAATTACAATTGCTGGGAAATTAGGATCAGAACCAGAAATTATCATGAATATGTACAAAGAACTGATTGAAGACCAAACGGATCTTTCAGTTAAGTTAAAACCCAATATGGGTAAAACAACGTTCGTTTTTAATGCTTTAGAATCAGGAGATATTGATATCTATCCGGAATTTACAGGAACAATATTAGCTACTTTCTTAAATGAAGAGGCAAAATCAACAAACGAAAAAGAAGTATACGAACAAGCTCGTGAAGGCTTGGCAGAGCAATACGATATGACATTACTTGAACCGATGGAGTTCAATAACACCTATACTTTAGCTGTAACCTCAGGCTTAGCAAAAGAATACAATTTAGAGAAAATGTCTGATTTGAAAGGTGTATCAGATAAAGTTAAAGTTGGGTTTACACTTGAATTTGCAGATCGCCAAGACGGCTATTTAGGTATTCAAGAACTATATGGGGTGACTTTTGACAACTTAAGAACAATGGAACCTAAATTGCGTTATCAAGCTATCGAAACAGGTGATATCAATCTTTTAGATGCCTATTCAACAGATAGTGAATTAGAAGAATATGAACTAGTGGTTCTAGAAGACGATGAAGGTCTATTTCCACCCTATCAAGGAGCGCCGCTAATGTTAGATAAAACATTAGAAAAACACCCCGAACTAGAGGAAGTATTAAACACATTAAGCGGACAAGTAACCGACGATGAAATGCGCCAAATGAACTACGAAGTCAATGTAAACAACAAAGATCCACAAAAAGTAGCACAAGACTACCTAAAAGAGAATAAATTAATCAAGTAA
- a CDS encoding metallophosphoesterase, which produces MKIGVLSDLHIDTNGKHLPENETYASLLSEQIIKQKIDLFLIAGDISSNYHESQAFLDELTALSGIKLLFVPGNHDYWSRINGEKDTKKIYHFFKEQSESILERPYIINDEWAVVGNSGWYDYGFADTEQYSIAEFQKMTLRAGTWQDKRFCDWGEPDQAVTQWMLAKIEEDLAKIGDRKVILMTHVVTHPKFVVSLPHKIYDYFNAFLGSSTYEKLYDEHPNIVYSIMGHVHFRKTFFVDQVQFICACLGGKKHWPTKSVKSELLNAMVTFQLPENGSK; this is translated from the coding sequence ATGAAAATCGGTGTATTATCGGATTTGCATATTGACACAAACGGTAAACATTTACCGGAAAATGAAACATATGCAAGTTTGCTAAGTGAACAGATAATAAAGCAAAAAATTGACCTTTTTTTAATCGCTGGAGATATTAGTAGCAATTACCATGAATCTCAAGCTTTCCTAGATGAATTAACAGCATTGAGTGGAATAAAACTATTATTTGTACCTGGCAATCATGATTATTGGTCTAGAATAAATGGCGAAAAAGATACGAAAAAAATATACCATTTCTTTAAAGAGCAATCAGAAAGTATTTTAGAAAGACCGTATATTATAAATGATGAGTGGGCAGTAGTCGGGAATTCAGGGTGGTATGACTATGGGTTTGCCGATACCGAGCAATATAGTATTGCTGAATTTCAAAAAATGACTTTACGTGCTGGAACTTGGCAAGATAAACGTTTTTGTGATTGGGGAGAGCCCGATCAAGCAGTTACTCAGTGGATGTTAGCAAAAATAGAAGAAGATTTAGCAAAAATAGGAGACAGAAAAGTTATTTTGATGACCCATGTGGTGACACATCCTAAATTCGTTGTCTCTTTGCCACATAAGATTTACGATTATTTTAATGCCTTTTTAGGGAGCTCTACTTATGAGAAACTCTATGATGAACACCCCAATATAGTGTACAGTATAATGGGACACGTTCATTTCCGGAAAACATTTTTTGTCGATCAAGTCCAATTTATTTGTGCTTGCTTGGGTGGTAAAAAACATTGGCCGACAAAGAGTGTAAAGTCAGAATTATTAAATGCAATGGTTACATTTCAGTTACCTGAAAACGGAAGTAAATGA